AAATAGGGACTCAATAAAATAGTCTTCTTGCATTGTTTTTTCAAGGAACAGGtgaatttttatgcatttttaaactgaatttaAACCTTCATGCTTATCATACATGAGGCACCTTGCTAGGTGCTACGAGgtacaaagaagaataaaatatagattGAACCTCAGAGAAGTTATCACCTGGTGGGAAGCCCAGAAGAAGGGTCAATGCAAACAGAAGCACATGGGATAACCAGAGAAGGAGGGGTTACATGAAGGGAGCTTGGCATTGAATTGAGAATTGTTGACACTGTGGAATGGATGGGAACATGGGGTTCATCCTGATATTTTCGACACTGTTTTATATGTTTGAAAAAATTTAAGTACTTGGGAAGTGAAAGTGCTCAGAGATACCAGAATCAAAGTGGGAGGAGATTAACTTTGTTTCGGTGTTGCTGGGAAGGCTGCATGGAGGAGGTGGGAAGTGGTATAAGATGGGAAGAAACGGCATTCCCCTAGGCGAGGAGGCCACTGCTTCCTGAGAGTCCACGCCATCTGGAGAGGAAGGGAGATGAAGCTGGGTGCCGAGGAGGAGGAAAGGTTAGAAAGAAAGCAGCCTGAGCAGCTCTATAAAACGattcacttcttttttgttttttttaaagacggagtcttctgtggccaggctggagtgcaatggtgcaatctcagctcattgcaacctccagtctcccaggttcaagtgattctcctgcctcagcctcccgagtagctgggactaccggcatgtgccaccacgcccagctaatttttgtatttttagtagagacggggtttcaccatgttggccaggaaggtctcgatttcttgacctcgtgacccacccgcctcagcctcccaaagtgctgggattacaggcatgagccactgcgcccagcctcactTCATTTCTTCATCGTAGCCTGCTATGCTGCTGCTTTCTCTTGGAAGATACTAATCAGTTCTAGGCCCTTTGTAGGTCAAATCTAAGATCTGGggcaaatatctgttttcattgaAAACTACTTTTTCCTCAAATTAATGCATGCAATTTTGTGCTATTTATTGTTGAAAACCAGCAGAATCTTGTACGTCAGATGGAAATCTGCATGTCTTTAGGTCTCTTTATACAGTAAAATCCCACTGACCACTGTATATGAACTAGTATTGTTCATAATACTTCATCAGTACTCATTCCTTGAAAGAACATAATCATCTTCCTAAGTCCCTGAGGGCATAAAAGACATCTAACTGGGCCTCCCGTCTGCACTCAGTGGGGGTCACTAATTTTACACAGGTttaaacagctttaaaaaaaaaaaaaaaacttcagtgtGACACCATCATGAAAAGTAGGGTAGTGtgtttttaatcacaaaaatAGACATGATATTtgaaaactgtaaataaaaatattttacaattctttgaaattaaatatttcagactGCTTTGCCAACAACATGCTCAATTCCCGAACAGCGCTCAAAGTGGTAAGTTCCTAAAATTTAGCACTGTGGGTTTTAAAGAAAGGTAAACATTTAGGTAATATAAGGAATAGTCCCAATTTTCTAGCTTcattgaattaaaatataaatacttgaGTTAAAATTTTACATATCTAGAAAATTGACAACTTATTTGTGTACTATGTGATATAACtaactaattttttcttctttatgaacAAGACTTATTCTCTTTGAACCATTCGCTGGTATCTTTCATTCTCCCTACACTCACAGAACCAAACTAAGACATGGGAAAAAGCCTTGACTTTTGGGACTGCTTCTCTTCCATAAGAATTTTCagtagataaaatttaaaaagtgctaCACTTTCCCTGAGTGAAAATTCCCTAAGGATGCATGGTTAGCATTTCAGTTCTAATTAAGGCAGACTGGATCCTGGCTAACTGGAGTTATGGGGTATACTTTCATTCATGAGTGGAACAGCAGTGTCTTAGCAGCACTAAATCTGCAATGTTCACTGTGAACTGGAGTCAGGACCTCGTTGGAAGACTTAGTTCTGCGTCATGCCAACTGCATTTTATGGTGATGAACAACACTCTCCAAATAGCACCTCTACAGTCATTTTTCAGTCATTACCCTTTTAACTCAGCAGGAAGTGCTACTACAAATTCTGCTTTAAATCAGTGTTTACTGACGGAAAAGCATCAGCAATACACACTTAACCAAACCCTTGCAAATGTCATCTATTAAATATCTTCatctttattagtctgttttacTTTGAATATCTTCACTTATGAATGAAATTGAGTGCATTCCCATATCTTTTCACcaattatatttgttttcctATAACccaatttgttcatttttctattcaaTGCACCCTCTCCCCAGAGAGTTCCCCATATGCCCATTTTTCTACTCAATTTACCTGTTTTGCATTAAacttataatatttttttaattaaccctTTATCATAAGTGCTGCAAACACTTAGTTTGCCATATCTTTTGACTTTGTAAAAACTTTTGGCATATGAGTTGTATATTTCATGTAGTCCAACAgtaatcttttcctttatggattctaatttttaaatggtttctaTTTTTAGCTAAGTTTTCaggagtgaaaagaaaaagaggaaggaagaaacacCTCTCAGGCAATCATACACAGGTAATCTGACTTAGTTTTTATAGCTTTGCATTTCTTCATACAGAGTCCTTATTTAAACCAGTCTGAATGTCAGGTGAAATGTACTTTCCAAATCATCCGAACAGACAGCCTTTGTAGAACATTCTTCATTTGTGTTCTCAGCTAAGGCTGCTCCTGAGGCTGCCTTTTTAGGAAGAATCCCATAGTCGGGAAGCTCTTAGATAATTCCTAGATGATAGTATCACAATGAGATGAGCATGAAAATGAAGCTGGAAGTTCCAAGCACATAACCTTCAGGAGGTGACATTCTGAGCTCCTATAAATTCCCTGGCACCAAACTAGTGAAAGCATCTGACCCCACAGGTGCTTACAGGTAAAACGGGCAGAGGGTGCAGTCAAACATCCTTATGGAACCAAGTATTTCCCAGCTGCATGGCCCACACCTGACCACATTTGTAGCTCTTATAAACTTCTGGATTATTATGTATAAAACGTATGAAAGTATTTTGGGGATTTCAAAGTTTTTATACATCAGCACGTATAAGCTAAATTCATATGAGCCAgcaaccttcacctcctcctGTTTATACAAGGGGTACTTGTCAAACACCTCTTGATGTTttataatacaaaacaaaaatacatttgctGTTTACATCTAAATATGAATATGgggcattttgttgttgttgttgttgttgttgttttgagacagagttttgctctttcgcccaggctggagtgcaatggtgcgatcttggctcactgcaacctctgcctcccggattcaagcaattctcctgcctcaacctcctgagtagctgggattacaggcgtgcaccaccacgcctgcctaatttttgtatttttagtagagacagggtttcaccatgttgtccaggctggtctccaactcctgaccttgtgatccgcccacctcgtcctcccaaaattctgagattataggtgtgagccaccgcgcccagccagggcATGATTTTTACTGTAGGCGTATCATTTAGTTATGGACAGCAAAAGACTGGTTTTCATTTTATGCAATATTAAAATCAATGTAATGCAATCTTGATTTTCTCTCCTTCTAGTCACCCGAAACAATGAAATGTAATACATTCGTAAGACAAGTGAAAGAAGAGCATGGTAGACACACAGGTTTGCACTAAGTGTTGTCTGTGACAAATATGGCCTACAATACTTACAAAAATGTCAACCCACGTGTTTCAAACTTGGTATCCCGCCTAAATCTTTATTCTTCTAGGCTTGTAGTAATTAATGAGTATAAGTCTTTATCGTAACTATCCACTttattgtaatcccagcatatcaAGATAACTTAGGTTGGAATGGTCCGTTGTCTTCAGTATTAAGAAAAGACAGACCTCTTAATAAAGACGCAGACAGGCTTGCCTGAGCTCAGAATCCAGTGATATGTCACCCCTCACACTGTGACCCCTGTAACTGTAGTTCTCTGTTCTTTAAAGAAATAGACATTCCACTAACAACACATACAAACTGTGACAAAAAGTGACAGGGGCTGTTATGTCAAATATTTAAGGGTAATCTTTTAAAATCCCTTAAGCCAACTACATATCGGgaacagtgtacactgctcaggtgacaggtgcaccaacatctcagaaatcatcactgaagaacttatccatgtaacccgaaactacctgttccccaaaaggtattgaaattttaaaaattacagtttttatatgtttaaaaaatcctCTTAACTGATATAGTTATTGTAAGCAGAGAAATTTTCACTTTTACTTTTTGTAACATTTCATTCATTGTTTCAGCTGGCCAAAAAAAATGAGATATGATGAAATTATAATTAATAGAAACAGTGAAGGTGCTGTATTATTTTACTAAGTATGTCATCCACCACTAGGCAAGGTCTGAAGAAATaagcataaaataatttatgattagCTGCCCTAAGACTATTTCCTTCTCAAATGTTTGTCTTACTCTTAGATGCAACTGTGAAAGTTCCTTTTCTTAAGAAATGCAAGGAAGCAGGACTTCTTAATTACTTACTTGAAGAAATATTAGACAAAGTTCATTCAATTCCAGAAAAACTCATGGATGAGACTACTTCAGAATCAGGTACTGATGAATAGCAATATTTCTAAGTATAGAGACTTCTCCCAGACctatatgtaaaacaaaacaaacccaagaaaaaaaaaaggcccattTTCTTCCTAtactacttttttcttcttctttacctcattctttattttattttattttatttttttgtgagacagagtttcacccttgttgcccaggctagagtgcagtggtgggatctcagctcgctgcagcctctgcctcctgggttcaagcgattctcctgtctcagcctcctgagtagctgggattacaggcacacgccactatgcccagttaattttctgtatttttagtagagacagggtttcaccatgttggccaggctggtcttgaactcctgacctcagatgattcacccaccttggctccccaaagtgctaggattataggcgtgagccaccatgcctggccctttacCTCGTTCTTTAATAAAATCATTGCACCAGATCTACTGTGCTTCATAAATCAACAGGATGTGGGTAATTTACAAACTCAGTAATTTAGTCAAAAGTAACCTGATGCCCTGAGAGTTGTGGTACATTTTCCAGAGGTGTCTTACAGGTTGGCCACTAACAGAACGTGCCATTCAGAGACAGATTCAGTCACATATGCTCCCCTGCCACTGCCCTGCACTCCTGTCGCTAAGATCTGAGAACAGTATTATGTTACAGTTTTGATTTGACTCAAATTCTATTCCTTAATAAGCCAAgtgtcctttttaaaataatgttaaccCAAACTTTAAAGTATAGAAGAaggaattttaatgttttaattgatGTTTGGTTTAGAGATGaactttgttaaataaatttctttcttaaagagctctttgggaagccaaagttcCATTTGTATGTGCAGGTATATAGctacttagctttttttttttttttttgaagcagagtctcgctgtctttcccaggctgaagtgcagtggtgcgatctcagctcattgcaacctctgcctccagggtttaagtgattcccttgcctccgtctccagagtagctgggattacaggcatgtgccaccacgcctggctaatttttgtatttttagtagagacggagtttcaccatgttggccaggctggtcttgaactcctgacttcaagtgatctgtccaccctggcctcccaaagtgcggggattacaggtgtgagtcactgcgcccagccttactTAGCTTTCTTGTAACTTATATCCCATGAGTTTAAAACCTTTATtataaatatagttattttaCAAGGACAAGCTGGACAGCTTATATTGTAGGcaacaatataaaaaatgtgtatttgaatGGGATTATTTTTTATAGGGCAAAACCAAAAAGTGAGATAGTAAACATTTCCAAAAGctcatttattatattattttattcatttatttcctctagACCAAGCACTTCCCAAACAGTGTGCCTGAGAATCACCTGTAGGGCTTGTGAGGACACAGATAGCTGGGCCTATcccacagagattctgattcagtacaAATACCAAGAattgggggccaggtgcagtggctcacgcctgtaatcccagcactttgggagcccgaggtgggcagatcatctgaggtcagcagttcaagaccagcctggccaacatggcgaaaccctgtctctactaaaaatacaaaaagtagccgggcatggtggtgcgcgcctgcaatcccaactacatgggaggctgaggcaggtgaatcgcttcaacccaggaggcagaggttgcagtgggccaagattgcaccactgcactccagtctgggcaacagggtgagattctgtctcaaaaaaagcaaagaaaagaagacaggagaggagaggggaggggaggggagaggagggaaagaggaagaggagaagagaagagaaaagagccAAGAATTACATTTCTGACAGCTTccctgtgctgctgctgctgctgctgctgccgccgtcTAACATTAAAGTTCATGGCAGATGActgctctctttcctttcccctgtTTTGGATTACATATAAATGGAGGAGTTTCTGCCTATACAAACTGTTtaatattgaaaatgtttttctccctCCAGACTATGAAGAAATCGGGAGTGCACTTTTTGACTGCAGATTGTTTGAAGACACATTTGTAAATTTTCAAGCAGGTACATGAGTTATATAATATCTGAGCAGCATAGTCGAGAAATATTTATCACCATATTGAAACAATATACTATAcaggtgataaaaatattttagaagaatgttcattgttttcttaaatGAGAAAAGCCAATTACAAAAACAGTATGACCCCTGCCCACCCCTGCACACAcggaggaaaaaaatatataagtacaCGTGCACAGACAAAAGCGGCACCTGGTGGAGACGGTAGTTGGTTGTAGGTAGTTGGATTATAGTGATTTTTGTCTGTTCTTTTAGTGCTATATTTTCCAGACTttctatatacacacaaacacttttgtaatgagaaaaactcattaaaaaagtAGAGACAACAAAAAATTGATTCCAAAATTGGAGCATATTTTGGCCTGTGTGTGGCCCAGGCAGGAGCTAGTGAAGCTTCCTGTGGCTTCTCTGCTCTTGCGTGGCGAGGCTATGATAAACCATCCCTCCACTTGCCTCCCTCTCGCTTGGTGGGATAGGTCAAAATTTCAATTCTCCCAATATTAATCTTCAAATCTAATTTAGTTTCTTATCAGGGAGGGTTGCAACTGATTTAAAgttcatcaggaaaaaaaaaaaaagagcaagccAGAATAGCCAAGAAATGTTTGCAGTAGAAAATCTGGTTTGGTTTGGAGGAGGGAGATTTAACCTTCCTATTAAATAtcaaccatttattgagtgagTCCTCCTTTCAGCATTAAGATGCCCTCGCGACAGGCTACACCTCCACTTGTTTCTGAGTCCGGTCTGACTTCTCTATCGAGGCTGCCACCCATGGCTGGGCAGGCCGTGCACAGAGTCACACAGCATTGGTGTGGATGGCTCCCCCTGAAGTTGCACAACAGAGTGCCTTCCACACTCTGCGTTTCCACAGATGTATCTGTCTCTCCAGCATATGGTAGGAAGACAATACAATTTCCCTGGGAAGAAATCATTAGTTCATATCCCTGTCTCAACACGGCCAACCTTTCTCATTTTGGCTTTCTATATTATACAtttctgtttgaattttttaCTACATTTATAACCAgcaggaaaaatatttgaaaaatctaCCAAAAATAATGTCTGTTTTAATAGTCTTTTGAGGATGTCTGCTACTATATGGCAGtatccatatttttttaaagcagccttaaatatctttttctaaaaAGAGTTATTTTGTAGGGGACTTCCGTGTGTGTTTCTTTCATGTAAGGACACATGTGACACATCACTACTTGGATGGGTTAGGTGGGAGTACATAGATTATAATGTAGTATGGGGGGTGCCACTACTTGGAACTGCATGAGATTCAATTTAAAAGGTGGGTTTCACCATCCCGGTTGATAAAAACTTGCTTAATTTAGCcttactaatattttaaattaactataGGTATGCAGTTATTCTGAATAAaagttgtgtatgtgtgtgttttaactttGATTTTGCGGCTTTTACAAATTACATTGCCATTGACTACTATTTGTTATTTATAAAGCCTAAGTATCTTCCTCCTAAGCTTTTCTAAGTTTCCACAATTAAAAGCCTTCCTGTTTCTAAATGAAACCTAAAGCTTTTATGTAACATTAAAAATTGAACACATTTTTAGGAGGGATTTGTCCTTAACCTTGGTATTCTAGCCACATTCTCCAATTATCATATCTCAATAAATGGATATAGTATAGCATGAAGGTTATACAGTCACTATTTTCAAGTTTTCAAATATATACCAAGGGACTTGTTCTGCTATAAATGTGCACAAAATCTTAAGGGTTTACTGGGCAGCTTTGTGTATAAATGTTAGAATTCTGTCCTGAATTAGAAGGAGGAAGTGAAGGCATAAAGAAACCAGCTCCTGCCCATAACGCTCTGGATCCTTTTCCTCGGAGGCATGAGGATTGTGTATCTGTACTTGCAAGTGAAAGGGGCTAGAAACGGtacattatttctaataaaaCTACTGAATaatctgaaatcttttttttattcttttcatagcaatagagaaaaaaattcatgcaTCTCAACAAAGGCGGCAGCAGTTGAAGGAAGAGATTGAGCTACTTCAGGACTTAAAACAAACCTTGTGCTCTTTTCAAGAAAATAGAGATCTTATGTCAAGTTCTACATCAGTATCGTCCCTGTCTTATTAGGGATTACCATTTCCTAAGCCAGGAGTCAGGCTAAATTGCAATCGGGCTCAAAACCAGAGACCAGGCTGTGAAATCCACACATCTTTAGAACTAGTCATTTCCTCTTGGCCCCGGCAGCTCTTCCATGTTCTTGCTAGTTGATATTTTGATCATTCTTTGCACACTCTTACTTGTGTTTTTTGTTCACTGTCACATTCCCAGCACCTAatatgctcagtaaatgtttgtagaATAAGTGCATAAAATGTTATTAACCTTTGATTCTAGTTACAGCCCATGATGCTTCTTAGATATAATAAATTTGGATTATACTACTTTACTTGTACCAAATTTGCCTGTTTTCGTGTCACAAAGTCTGCTTTTGAAAAATCCCTTTTCAGCCATAGTTATCATGTTGGGATTCATCATCTTCAAAACAAATACCTAAATTTTAAACTGGACTCTGAATAAGAACATTACCAGGAGTAtgcaagaatgaaataaaattgacagTTAACATTTTTCTCAGCCTAATAATATACAGTTCTGGTTTTTATGCCCACACTACCATGTCTGACCCCTGAAAACTTCACATTCACAGTTCTCATTTTTTACCGTGGTACTCTGACTTGCAATAATATTACATCTCAAAATGGGTTTAAACTGAGTCTCCAGCATAGTGTCTGACATGTAATAAATAagtacttgaaaaatatttgcagGAGATGAAAAAGAACATTCCATTCCTGTTGTATCGGCAGCTCTAGCCTAAGTTCTTATATCTTAGGGACAAAATCTAAACCAGTAGATTTCAAATCTGGCCACACATCAGAATCATGTGgagcattttaaaaactagagaagtggccaggcgcagtggctcaagcctgcaatcccagcactttgggaggccgagacgggcggatcacaaggtcaggagatcgagaccatcctggctaacatggtgaaaccccgtctctactaaaaaatacaaaaaactagccgggcgaggtggcgggcgcctgtagtcccagctactcgggaggttgaggcaggagaatggcgtaaacccgggaggcggagcttgcagtgagctgagatccggccactgcactccagcctgggcgacagagcgagactccgtctcaaaaaaaaaaaactagagaagcgaAGATCCCCTCCAACAACCTCTGAATAGATTTCCCCtaggcaacctctgtctcccgggttcaagcaattctcctgcctcagcctcccaagtagctgggactacaggcgcgcaccaccacgcccagctaactttcgtatttttagtagaggcggggtttcaccgtgttagccaggatggtctcgatctcttgacctcgtgatccacctgcctcggcctccagtgccaggattataggcgtgagctaccgtgcccagccatcttAGCAAAGTTTATCTGACTAATCATTTTGATGTCAtgatctttatttaaaaaaaaacatttgtcCCCCACTTTACTTTCACATTTAAGCTGTGACTCACAGCAAGTAACTGTGCATCATGGAGCACCACGTGTTTCGCGGCCATGAGGCCGGCTACTGGGCAACCTCTAAGGCGGACCCGAGTATGAACTTCAGCTATGTCACTACTGAAAAACTTGAATCCGATTATTTAATCTGAGAATAATGCTGCCTACCTTATGGGACAAAATATGGAcagtaaataaaatgtgaagcagagagcacaatgtctggcactgtgggaaataaatgtaaaacacatgcacacccccacacacactcccCTTGCCAACATTTCTAGCTTATTTTCTCCATTCTAACCAAACTTAATTATGGTAAGTTCTGGAAGGCTCATTAGCCCCCATCTCTAAGCCTTTGCTTGTGCCTCTAACTTTTTGGAGATGAGCTAAAAGGACACTTTATATTTTCCCCTATCCAACACAAGTGTTATCTTCAGAACAACTAACTGCTTGTCATGTGTAACCctatttctgtattagtctgttctcacactgttatgaagaaataccagagactgg
This genomic window from Macaca fascicularis isolate 582-1 chromosome 17, T2T-MFA8v1.1 contains:
- the PHF11 gene encoding PHD finger protein 11 isoform X2 → MAQASPLRPQRVDSAGSPEAQPAQEALFLPTGVFQVAEKMEKRTCALCPKDVEYNVLYFAQSENIAAHENCLLYSSGLVECEDHDPLNLDRSFDVESVKKEIQRGRKLKCKFCHKRGATVGCDLKNCNKNYHFFCAKKDDAVPQSDGVRGIYKLLCQQHAQFPNSAQSAKFSGVKRKRGRKKHLSGNHTQSPETMKCNTFVRQVKEEHGRHTDATVKVPFLKKCKEAGLLNYLLEEILDKVHSIPEKLMDETTSESDYEEIGSALFDCRLFEDTFVNFQAAIEKKIHASQQRRQQLKEEIELLQDLKQTLCSFQENRDLMSSSTSVSSLSY
- the PHF11 gene encoding PHD finger protein 11 isoform X3, producing MEKRTCALCPKDVEYNVLYFAQSENIAAHENCLLYSSGLVECEDHDPLNLDRSFDVESVKKEIQRGRKLKCKFCHKRGATVGCDLKNCNKNYHFFCAKKDDAVPQSDGVRGIYKLLCQQHAQFPNSAQSAKFSGVKRKRGRKKHLSGNHTQSPETMKCNTFVRQVKEEHGRHTDATVKVPFLKKCKEAGLLNYLLEEILDKVHSIPEKLMDETTSESDYEEIGSALFDCRLFEDTFVNFQAAIEKKIHASQQRRQQLKEEIELLQDLKQTLCSFQENRDLMSSSTSVSSLSY
- the PHF11 gene encoding PHD finger protein 11 isoform X7, translating into MKCNTFVRQVKEEHGRHTDATVKVPFLKKCKEAGLLNYLLEEILDKVHSIPEKLMDETTSESDYEEIGSALFDCRLFEDTFVNFQAAIEKKIHASQQRRQQLKEEIELLQDLKQTLCSFQENRDLMSSSTSVSSLSY